The Arabidopsis thaliana chromosome 5, partial sequence genomic interval GCTCTTAACCGATGTCTCAAGAACAGGTAAGAGCCTCTTGTGCACGAGCTCAAACAAAGATTGAGTGGTTAATTGTCTGAATTTGGCTGAATGAAACTCAATGCTCGCTGTTTTCCTCTGCCTCTGCCAAGTTTCATCATCCGCGTTGAATATTCCATCTCCTAGGAGGTCTCGGAGATTGTCTCGAAAGTAAGAACCTTTAGGGAAGACAGAAAACCGGTTCTTAAGGAGATGCTCAACGTTTCTTGGGTCACAAGTGATAGTGCTGTTGAGGCTGCTAAACCAGGGACCTCTGAATTGGAAAGTTCCGTTCTGGAGACATAGAACATCGGATAGCCACTCGTATATGTTTCCTCTGAGGCCAAAAGCTAGAGAAGGAAGCATCCCAAGAAACGGCCACACGGGAAGACCTTGGTATTTCTTCTGACGCAAGGCATGTATTGCGACAAAGACGAAAATTGCAATAAGGAGCTCAAGAATCTGAACATCTCTCAAGAGAAACAGCCTCCGTGAAACCAGAGGGTCactggaggaagaagaagagaagaaaacgtCATTGAAAGTGAGATTGTAAGAAGAATTGAAATTCATTGtgacaaagagaagagagagcgATGAATCTCAGAAATGAAGAATTGAGAGAGATTAATAAGAATGGAAGTCGTTAGTTAGCTAGTGGGTGAAGAATGTTGCATGAGTTTCTTGTTGGGGACAAAAACTTTGGCTATCAGGAGaaattggtttgatttggtgaGCAGACAAAAACTGTGAACTTTATATTCAAGTGGCTCTTGGTTctcgtgtatatatattattatgttaCTTTTCTTTCACTATAAGTAGGGTTCTTTTGGGGGTTTTGCTTCTGGTTTTGGGAATTTCAAAGGTCGAATCTTTTTTGGGGTTAGATTGTGTTTTTGACCAAAATTGTGAAATAGTTTAGGAAAGGAAATGAGAGGTTGTTGGCGATGGGTAACCTAAGTTAATAATACAATTTCTCTCCATtctatatttagtttttttgctTCCGTCCACATttgctttatatttttatgagGGAATTTATGAATCGTATATTCCcaataaaccaaataaattgtAGGTATCTAATACCTATAgtatataaaatgataattCGTTGTTGGGTGTCTGTCATCTTAtcgattttgaaattttcataaTGGGATAATAAGGGTAGATGGCTAAATTTTGACGTAGGTAATATGAATTGGAAGATTTATTTGCAAGATAATCAAAAGGTATAATTGATGAATATATCtgtgaatttttttaagcATTTGTAATTTGCAATATACTAATTTGTGGCAAGACCGTTGGCTTTTTCGCTTCTTTTTTCGTGAAATGAGCTCATGTTGTTGATTACTTTTTCATTTGTGCAGTAATTGtttgtttagtaaaatttggtattttgtgTTATTCGTTGTATCTCTATGTTCggtaagaaaaaactaaaaaatgtcataaaatttaaaatattatgagGATTGTCCTAAGTTTGGAATGGTAAGCTCTTttttagagattttgaaaactgGCCTAGGTTTGGATTGCTAGTGGCAACAACTATAAGTATTTGAGATCTTTTAAGTTGAGGAAACCACACAAATATTTGAGCTTTGTGGTTTGGAATCTAAGTTTCTTTTAAGGTCTCTACTTGTAGAGTTTTCGATTGAGTTTTCTTTCCGTTTTCTGTTTGTGTTGTAATTTTTGGTGGTTTATGTAGTTTTTGgtctttcatattttttgtacTATCTTTCTGtcaaaatttgcaaaaattgtataaatacTTAGtattgatacaaaaaaaacttagaatatatattagaataGAAAATTGGTACATAAATAATAGCATGAATAACATAATTTACGTACAAAGGACGTGGCATTGGCCGCTCAACAGTTCTAAAGTTAACTAACTATAATTCACATTCATATACGTAAGAAAGTTAGCAAAACGCCTAAACGgaagagaaaagacaaaatatatagagGCCCTAGAAGCTCTATTTTAGGCCCATTAATAAGAAATGGGCCCAACCATGGTGCTGGAGCCTGCCCATGGAGGTGTGCTACCGAGTAAGTAAAGTACTAGATgcagtcttcttcatcaatggAGGTTTTTGATTCGCCCCAAGCTCTCGCGATTCCTGATGTTCTTCAGTAATTTCTTGCAATCCTTATAAACAAAGAGCGTGGAGAATCGTTTCAGaggaaagaaaactaaaaatggcGACTCTTTTCAACAAATTTCAGCAGGTTAATGAATCTCTTGCTTCTGTGTTTGATCTCTTACTGGGTGTGaagaaagtttgaattttttgttcgGATTTAGTCTTTTCGATTTGCACCAATAGAATTAAGATTAGAAGAATTGAAATTAGGCTGAAGGGGAATCGTAAAGTTTCgttttttattgataaatttcTAATGAAGTTGCTCATTTGATAAACTTTGCATTTGCAGGCTGTTGGAGTTCTTGCCAAGAGTACCACATTTGCTAAGAACCCAAGGCAACTGCAGTTTGAAGCAGACGTTAACAAACTCTTTATGTATACAAGgttggttttttttgtctcagAAGAATCAAAGTCTGATTTCTAATATGGATTTGTGAACCATCACACACGATAGTCTTTAGTTTAGCTctagtttttttccttctaagTTATTAATTCTTGTATATACATCCACTATTTGTGCTCATGAAAACTTGTTGTGTTTAGCTATAACCGGTTGGGACGAGAAGCTGAGGAGACTGATGCAGAGGAGATCATTGAGATGGCTGGTAAAGCCACTTTATCTGAGCAGCAGAAGCAAGTTCAAGAGAACATTCACTACCAAGTTGAAAAATTCTGCTCTTTGATGGATGGAATCCTTCTTCCTGATGTTAGGAGGAACGAGTCGGGGTCACAATCAACAAGCCCTCGTCCTCCTCGTAGAAGTGGTCTTACTTTCGCCATTGGTAGTAATAATGCTTTTCCACATGCAGATCAGCCCCGTAAGTGTTTTACTTTACTTGAATCGATTTGTGAACTTATTACTcagtatttttctttcagctTAATTAGTATTCTCActgattcttcttcagcaCAGTTGTTCCCGAGACAAAGCCTTTGAAACTCAATGACGTCTCACAGAGATTAATGGATCAAATGGGTTACACCCTCGAGACCAAACCGTCTGTAATACCTCACAAAGACGCTGGTCAAGGTTGTTTTATCAAAGGCGAGGCAGATGTTGGAACCGTCTTAGCCTTTTACCCTGGAGTTATTTACTCTCCTGCTTTCTACAAGTACATACCCGGGTACCCGAAGGTTGATTCACAGAACTCATATCTCATCACCAGGTATGATGGGACTGTAATAAATGCTCAACCTTGGGGTCTTGGGGGAGAATCAAGGGAAGCATGGAACGGGTCCTACACACCTGCGGTCAAAGCAAACACCAAAACCGCAGAAAACGGGTCAGACAGGTTATGGAAAGCGTTGAGCAAGCCTCTCGAAGGTTCGGGTAAAGGAAAAGAGGTTCTTGAGAGGAGAAATCCGTTGGCTTTTGGTCACTTAGCTAACCACCCAGCGAAAGAGATGACTCCAAACGTTATGATATGTCCTTATGACTTCCCTTTGATGGCGAAAGATCTGCGGCCTTACATTCCGAATATATCTTTTGGGGATTCTGGAGaaataaagatgaaaagaTTTGGAAGTTTCTGGTTTAAGACAGGGAGTAAAAACGGGTTAGAAGCTCCGGTTCTGAAGACACTGGTCTTGGTGGCAACGAGGTCGTTGTGTAATGAGGAACTTTTGCTGAATTACAGGCTGAGCAACTCTAAGAGACGACCAGATTGGTATACTCCGGTTAACGAGGAGGAAGATAGGAGAAGATGGAGctaaatttctcttttatgttttaatgaAACTTGAAAGGCTCTGTTTCAAAACATGCTCCTCGGTTTTCTTTAGACTATTAGCGGGACGTCGTTTCGCTGATTGTGtcactatttttgtttttcgattATTTTTGGAAGACAttttattctaatattttatgttgttCTGTTGTTACATACTATGGACGAAGAGCAACACACGACTCTGTGATGAAACCAGTGCTGCAACTGTAATAGGGAAATTACGTAATGCCAATGCAATTATAGAGTTCTCAATGGATGGTTGGAATGGAACAATGGTGATGATCTGTGTTGTTGAATGTGATAAATGACTTAATgatggatttggttttgtagtcAAAATTATTGAATTGAAGACGTTCAAAAGTTATCGGAAAATATGACTACCGAATAATTACCACAAAAGGAATAGCGAATTCAATAAAGTAGACATAAAATGCACAACTTCAACATAAACGATTATATGAAAACTATAATTGTATAATCTTATAACTCTATTATCTATAATCATTGTGAGTATATCAAATGTTGTTTAAACTCACTCTTGAACTATTTGATAACTTAAACATGTAATAATTATCTACGCAAAAAAAAGACAtagtaattgaaaaaaaagagagtaaatgTTTACATGTTTATGATCTTCGTAGAGAATCTTAGCtagtttcttttaaaacacgTTAGTCATATAataatgcaaacaaaaaaatttataaattttttgtttgtaaacatTTCATATTGATCACACTGTAACATAAATGCCTCGTGACTTCTTAATGTATATAGGTATAATAGGAGAGTACATGTAGATGTAGATATACACTTCTATGACGTATATAAACAGAAACTGAATCTTTTTATTACGCAATCAAAGCCGTAACattctgttttgttatatGACAGGTATAATTTACTTTGCACATACATCACAATTCAcacattatattatataaaaatatttatgtagaTCGGTCGTTGCTAATTTCAAGGGGGAGGAACATgaaagattgagagagagagaagtaaaACAGTGTTTGGTCAAATCTCTCTTAAGAAATAATCTTATGAAATGAACCGTCACTTTCTTTGCTCTGCTCTGCTTTTTATTTGGATCCTTCTATTCCAATTCATTGACCAATCACTTCATTATCTCTAATtctctaacattttttttatattatccttttgatttatatatcaaattatttcaATCATGATACAAAAACGATATTGGAGACATAGCACAAGTTGCGTCTGTCTGTACgtattttctatttatctaGTATAGtctaacaaaaagagaaattgcCCATAAAAAGGGAAACTCAATTTCTAACAAacctttctatttttataaagagAATTTGCTACTATTATTACtgatataaaaagaaataaaatttcttgCTTTCTatcatatttgatattttttgatGTCTTCGTCTTAAGGAAATGGTTACAAAGACAAGTATAATCATATAATTCAAATAGAAAACGATATTAAAGACAGATCACAAATTGCGTGTGTAGATATTTCACCAAGTgttaacaaaaagagaaattcatataaaaaaaaatatttataaaactgcaactattaatttattcaaactaattaaaaagaaagagaaaaatcttcctataaaaagaaatgaatctttctttgtaatcagaaagaaataaaattctttttacttttccagaatttgatttttctcatgTGTCTTATCTTATGAATATGGTTACCACCCAGTGAGACTACAGAGTGTTCTTATCTGTCTCTGAATcccattctctctctcacacaacATTATATAAGCTTACACAGTCACTTCACAATTTCCACAAATTCGATATATTAAActataataaactaaaaagaaatggGTTCTCATAGTGTTGAGTTCTCTGTTCTTGTCCTATTTCTTGTGTCCTTTCTTCTTGGCTCAACATCAGCAGAAAAGCTGTGCAGTGACAACGACGGCGACAACGGTTGTTTCCGGTCTAGGGTTTTGGCAGCGCAACGAGCTGATCGAGTGAAAGAGCTTCCGGGACAGCCGCCAGTGAAATTCCGGCAATACGCCGGTTATGTGACGGTTAATGAAACACATGGAAGAGCATTGTTCTATTGGTTCTTTGAAGCCACTCAGAATCCAAGCAAAAAACCTGTCCTCCTTTGGCTCAATGGAGGTAAGTTAAACTAACTCACATCCactcatttttcttctattacGTCTCATAGTTAAAAGATTAAAACCCACCAATAAAATAAGGTGTATCATGCTTTGTGTGCATTTCATCTACTTGATATTGATTTCGTAATAGATATTTGATCCTTGCGCAATCTTTATATTCgaattttgaaactttcatGAGTTGGGTTAGAAAAACAATTCCATTTAACAACATTACAcgtaaaataacaaaaaattaacgTACGtatactatataaataatataatacagCTGAAATAATTTTTAACGTGGATTAAaataaaccataaataaatAGGTATGTATGTATCAGTCATTTGTATGCATGGAGACAAAAAAAGGTAACTTGGGGAGAATATTAGGTGAAGCTTCCTAATAGTAAGACGTATCTCATTTGGCACCATGTCAAAATCAATGAAACGTATGTGGTTAGtagttatcatcatcaccatcatgaTGAGTTTTGGTTGTGATTGGTTAAACTTTAAAGTAATTTTGGAAGCTTGTAATGATTCCACATGCTTGTTAGTTGTTACATGATCCTATATATGCTAGCTTTTATTCTCTTGTAGACTCATTtgctatatatttaaatttacaatCCACATATCTCAACGTTCCATCATGCTTTGCTTTTAgatggttttttcttttagatgtTTATGGTTTCTTACACATTGTTAATAGaaaaatactttatttttaagtcATTTTATTCATAAAGAGCTAAACAAcgtaaaaatccaaattttgatgaaaatagtcataaaacaataaaatcttTGATAGATTATTGTAAGTCTTTTTGTTCAGCATAACACGCttggaaaatattttggtgAAAGATTAAAGATAATTAGTTTGGTGGAAGATTAACCATATgcttatattttattacatattAATTGAATTCATATGCATGTGATggatattaaaattattaccTCCACATATTTAGGCTTTAATAGGCTCCCGTGGGCTCATTGCGCCCTTTACTTTAATATGAAGGCACAGTAATTATTGACACAAAAGTTATGCATCTATCTATTATCATCATATCAAGAAAAGTCAATTCCATGAAACTTAAACGGTCCTTCGGTCCATAATTCATTATGATTCCAAACATTACACATGGTCCATGCACGTATATGCACGCCCTAAAAGTTTTCtcaagtttgtttttattcgtGTGTTTCTTGATAAAGGCAAGTTTATCATTATAAGCAACAAAACCCTTAAATTAAATGGACCCTATGCAATAATAGTGAATAAAAAGTAACATAATGTAGAGTCAAATTAAAGGAGTAGGCCTATATCACCTAAGTTTAAATTTGGTGGTACTTCCAAATAATGTACATAGTAAAATGTATTTAGTTATAGTATATTGAGATTTCAATGGtgaaaaatgtgaatataGGACCGGGATGTTCATCAATCGGATTCGGAGCTGCAGAAGAACTGGGACCATTCTTCCCACAAAACTCGAGTCAGCCTAAACTCAAGCTAAATCCATACAGCTGGAACAAAGGTATGGGTATACATAACTTtctaaatattcaaatattatctctctttctatcaATAATGTAACTgaattaatgtttttgaaatgtGATTTACATAGCGGCGAATTTGTTATTCTTGGAATCGCCGGTTGGAGTTGGATTCTCCTATACTAACACAAGCCGTGATATAAAACAACTCGGCGACACTGTCACAGGTTCGGtttgttatatataacattagttttattaatgaaatattagttttgtttgtaagTTAATAATTAAAGTTTGTGTATGATGAACAGCGAGAGACTCGTACAACTTCCTTGTCAACTGGTTCAAGAGATTTCCCCAGTACAAGTCACACGACTTCTACATTGCCGGAGAAAGCTACGCCggtaaattattattattataagttAGAAATACACGACGTCGTTTCTACATGTGAttattacaaaaccaaaaaacaaaacattgaatATGTATGATTTGCGTGGAATTATTAGGCCATTACGTCCCACAACTTTCGGAGCTCatctacaaagaaaacaagattgCGTCCAAGAAAGATTTCATTAATCTCAAGGGTTTAATGGTCAGagattttcttaaatcaaTCCAATAATTATTAGTTTCACTTGCACTATATCTAGTGTTTTGATGAAGACTttgaattgtatatatatacagataGGAAACGCGTTATTGGATGACGAAACGGATCAAAAGGGGATGATAGAATATGCATGGGATCACGCGGTGATATCAGATGCATTGTACGAGAAAGTGAACAAAAACTGcgatttcaaacaaaaacttgtgaCCAAGGAATGCAACGACGCTTTAGATGAGTATTTTGATGTATACAAGATCCTTGACATGTACAGTCTGTACGCTCCAAAGTGTGTCCCCACCTCCACGAACTCCTCTACTTCTCATTCAGTCGCCGGAAACCGCCCCCTACCCGCATTCCGAAGCATTCTACGACCCCGTCTCATCTCTCACAATGTAAGTAATTCGTCTTTTTAATCACTTAGAAAAAATTCTTTCGTAACCAATTTGACTAACCGGTTATAATTGATTATATACAGGAAGGATGGAGGAGGATGGCCGCCGGGTACGATCCATGTGCATCAGAGtatacagaaaaatatatgaacagAAAAGATGTTCAGGAGGCACTTCACGCTAATGTCACCAACATCTCTTACCCTTGGACTCATTGCAGGTATTATTACGACGTTCAATCTTATTTTCGGTTAGGTTTtccagattttgtttttcatgaaATATAAAAAGCACATATAGTTTGGTTTGGTCTTTTTTAGCAATATATGTTAACGTTTTAGGATTCTAAGGTATATATTGAGGaagcagttttttttttccggttgTTTGGTTATGGTTTGTTCGAATATAGGCAAAGGAAATTGAATCAGTTTATGAATTGTCACATGCACCTACATATTAATACTCTTACTATCATAGTTTAACCAAAAGCGTGTGTGGTAAATGATTGATAGATAGGAACTTAAACCATATGCATGGTTTACTATGTGCAGTGACACTGTCTCATTCTGGTCTGACGCTCCCGCTTCTATGCTTCCAACCTTAAGAACACTTGTTTCAGCGGGATTACGCGTATGGGTTTTCAGGTATAACACCTAATCCTTGGCATTTTTATGTAAGAATTAACTGAAAACGAGCGATAACCGTTTTAAATTGTTTGGTAAACTTAATAGTGGGGATACAGACGGGCGAATCCCCGTGACCGCAACCAGATACTCACTAAAGAAGCTAGGTCTTAAGATAGTCCAAGACTGGACACCTTGGTACACCAAACTACAGGTTAATTTGGTTCCAAGTTACAAACTTTAACTTTTCTTCCAAGTAAGTGTGTGATTGActctaaagatatatatatatatatatatatttttctttcacttgcCGTTAGGTCGGAGGGTGGACGGTGGAGTATGACGGTTTAATGTTTGTGACGGTAAGAGGAGCGGGACACCAGGTTCCGACATTTAAACCTAGAGAAGCTCTTCAGCTCATTCATCATTTTCTAGGCAATAAGAAACTTCCTACTTTTcccttttgatattttctctACCCACAGATTTTATGATCTTTATATAAttcttaaaacaataataaacagATTTGAGCAAAATAGGCCATTATATTAGAATTGTACAAATGTTTTATCGCGTTTTACATGTTTTCTCGTGTTACAGTGACCTCTAAAACTCTCATCTCTTGGATAATTCTTTAACAATATATAGTCATCCAATGAtccaaacaacacaaattttAGCTAGGCTTACTTCTATATAAGTTGGAAGAAAATTTTAGATGTCaataatatgataattatgaaagagatgatgatgaaatttagaaaatattgtAAATTCAGTGTTACACATATTTCATATTCAACGTCAAATACATTCGCCAAATAAATGTACATGGCTCTTATatgattctctcttctctttgagttttcttcattgttaTGGGTATGACAACAAAtatcattatatttatttcgtTTTAAGACAagattatgaaagaaaaaaaaaattgttaatcaaTAGAATTCAGATGTatctttttttgatataacttttttaataaGTCAATAGTAAACTAAATTTGAATAGAATCACGATAAAATACAACAACATTGAAACGAATCTCTGCCAGGTACACATATAGCATTGTTAAACGGTGGTTTGTTCACTCCACATGAGTCATAGcaatcttctttcttatgaCACGGTCCTTTGAATTCACAATCTGAGGAAGCATCCATAATTCCTGTTGAATTCAtcacaatttaaaaatatttacttgttAAGTTACCATCatagatatttttgttatgtataaAATGCCTATGAttattacatatttatatgcatatatttttgtcgACAACATATATTATACTGAATTTTGATTCGGATAGTTTCGAAGTGATAACACATATACAAACATCTAGGCTCCAACCTATATGCATATATGATTGAAAAAGCGTATATTTATTAGACAAGAAACCAATACTTACGAGTGGATTGAACATTAACAAGGAAGGAAACAATAATACAAAGAGCAACAATGTGAAGTTTCATCGATGTCATCTTTCGATCtatataatattgatataaGATCCTTTTTTCTACTTCACTGAATAAACTaagaattttgattgttttatactgaattttgaaataacaTGCATATAgccattaaattaaaaacatgcatatagatcaaaatcaaaatctatatattaaaacatgcATATAgccattaaattaaaaatatacatatatatcaaaatcaaaatctatatattaaaaacatgCATATAAGccattaaattttgaaataacatGCATCTAGccattaaattttgaaataatatgCATATAGCCATTAAtaataactcaaaatcaaaatctatatattagttattttttactttcaaaattaactcaatttttttcctaatcaataagaaattgtttataagatattaaacttttatttgaaagcagaaaaacaaatcctcTTATAATCAATGAAGTAAGGGGTCATGAAGtaattgttatttatattgtcaattaaaaaagtattaacCTCTAATCTGATTTATTTAACTATGAGACCTTTATATTAGTTAAGGTTTATCATTTCAAaacttatattattaatttaactAAAGTAGCAAACCCtctaaatttcaaaacatttttatttttataaaacatttttaaaatcaatttctaactaattctattattttctGATATATCTATAGATACGATAGGCAATGAATCTTCTATGATTTAAGCACAGATAATAGTGTTTTGCTAAAAAAACGATTAAAATAACACTACAACAATTACGGTTGCAATTTGAAACAAAGCCGACAAAAGATTCatacattttgtttatatatagcaCACCATAATATAACAATCGTTACTTGTTCAACTATAATGTCACTAGTCTTTTAGTTCAAAATACATATGATAATTACATATCTATATAAAGGTATTatgtaaaaatttatatcagctgataaaaaaaaacttacgaGCGGATTGAACATTAATACAAAGAGAAACTATGATGAGGAGAGCTACAAAGTGAAGCTTTGACGATGTCATCtttcatatacttttttttagtCACCACAGGAACACACTAATTGTTCAATTTATAGCTAAATCTGAAACAATCTCAAAATAAAGTTaccttttaaatattttcaaagatttttacTGATTAAATTACTTgacatttttgtataaaattcatatatgCGATTTGAACATAGATACCGTTCAAAGATTTACATTAATGTTCAGATATTGCTTGCCAATTTTATTGATCAAGGAAAGACGAAGTCAACAATTAAAACATGTATACGTTAATATCCGATTTACTAACCAAATGTTGTGCCAGAGCCCAGAAGTGGTATCATATAAAGATAGTCAACATTTGGTTGGTTGGTATCATATAAAAGGAATGTCAAATACCTTGCAATATGATGTTTAatatttaagtatttaactattttatttgaccttccatttttttttgggtgtgtAACGGATGATTTTCTACCACTTACAATTGGGCTAGGCCCTttacaaaagaagataagTCTTTTAAGCCAAAAAGTCAGCAAATAGCAATAGTGTTTGAAGAGTCGGAAACGAAACGAAACAATATcgaaaaaataagatatatcGAGGATATCGAAGTGAATTCCGTAGAGCTCTTTCAATTGAAGTTCCGAATAAAGTGCTTTGAGTAGTTTTCTGAgtcagaagaaaaagagagatgacGGAAGCCGAGACTCCGAGCATGGTTCATCGCTTGAAGGAGTAACAACATTAGTTGACCTTCCTTTTAAGTAACAATATTAATACTAAACacacaaatttttataaaagtcttaactattttatttaatttgaccttctttcaaaaataaagttatttagAAACTAAGAATTAGCTAggtaaagagaaaaacaaacttttgtAAACAGGAAAATTAGCTCAGACGAGGCTAATAAACTGGTTTATGATCTGCGATAATAGGTTAAGGTTTCGTGGTGGTTGGTTTCGAATTGCCTTTTCAGGATGATTTCATGTTGAGTTTTTGACCAGATAcctcattttcaaaaaaaggaTGTATCTCTTCATTCATTTGTTTgagtaattttt includes:
- a CDS encoding Defensin-like (DEFL) family protein (Defensin-like (DEFL) family protein; LOCATED IN: endomembrane system; BEST Arabidopsis thaliana protein match is: Defensin-like (DEFL) family protein (TAIR:AT5G51845.1); Has 22 Blast hits to 22 proteins in 3 species: Archae - 0; Bacteria - 0; Metazoa - 0; Fungi - 0; Plants - 22; Viruses - 0; Other Eukaryotes - 0 (source: NCBI BLink).), with amino-acid sequence MTSSKLHFVALLIIVSLCINVQSARIMDASSDCEFKGPCHKKEDCYDSCGVNKPPFNNAICVPGRDSFQCCCILS